A genomic stretch from Penaeus vannamei isolate JL-2024 chromosome 6, ASM4276789v1, whole genome shotgun sequence includes:
- the Vps60 gene encoding charged multivesicular body protein 5, protein MNRLFGRGKGKEPPPNLTDCIGNVDSRADSIEKKIARLDAELIKYKDQMKKMREGPAKNAVKQKALRVLKQKKMYEQQSTNLRNQSFNMEQANYATQTLKDTKTTVQAMKLGVKQMKKEYKNINIDEIEDLQDDMADMLEQADEVQEALGRSYGCPEIDEDELAAELDALGDEVLLDDDTSYLDDAVNIPSAPDKEPGAETVKDGMPVDEFGLPQMTS, encoded by the exons ATGAATCGCCTCTTTGGTCGCGGAAAGGGAAAGGAACCTCCTCCAAATCTCACTGACTGCATCGGCAATGTTGATAGCAGAGCAGACTCCATTGAAAAGAAGATTGCGAGGCTAGACGCAGAGCTTATCAAATATAAGGATCAGATGAAGAAG ATGCGTGAAGGACCTGCCAAGAATGCAGTCAAGCAAAAAGCCTTGCGTGTCCTTAAACAGAAGAAGATGTATGAACAGCAGTCCACGAACCTGAGGAACCAGTCTTTCAACATGGAGCAGGCCAATTATGCTACACAGACCCTTAAAGATACGAAAACCACTGTCCAGGCCATGAAGCTCGGCGTGAAGCAGATGAAAAAGGAATATAAGAACATTAACATTGATGAGATTGAAGACCTCCAG GATGACATGGCAGACATGTTGGAACAAGCTGACGAAGTACAGGAGGCCCTGGGAAGAAGCTACGGCTGCCCAGAAATTGATGAGGATGAATTAGCAGCAGAGTTGGATGCTTTGGGTGACGAAGTACTGCTAGATGACGACACCTCTTACCTGGACGACGCTGTTAACATCCCCAGTGCCCCAGACAAGGAGCCCGGAGCAGAAACGGTGAAAGACGGCATGCCAGTGGACGAGTTCGGTCTACCACAGATGACGTCGTAG
- the Sym gene encoding symplekin isoform X1 codes for MSESEPTTRDRVVELLNTAAFLPSEKERIGQLVQVQELIIHREPDLLDSFFEEVAAFQTDRNSDVRKFVVGFIEEACKKDVAMLPRLVPNIQLLLQDEGVAVVKRVVQAAAQLHRATLAWLSSARTVTPEMEQVWHIITSIKNSIITMIDHDNDGVRTQAIKFLESLVLLQTYTEADSVVRDGEFNLDQVPLTLKVARPRKLEEEARMVLNKLIAFQGSIHISSVNLMTCMSSLTIIARARPQFLGMIINALEILHANLPPTLTKSQVNSVRKHLKIQMLNLLKHPASYDYHEHITTVLNDLGITASEVRKNVNKSMPSKDQIRKRVRRDKSAEEVSESPNKKPRVDHEESSKNKKEKKEEVEVERKNSAIDITQRWLVEKLTPDNVASLVMVTMLNLPDEMPPLFSAGYSPITAAGTSPQIQHVGRLIASQLTAAGVGPGVEQAKEEEAKTSSNMDQESDEESKEISRLVGGKVQVQEEDTMQSGPVLVPAGVIGRPLRHKIKTMKLAEVTKPLSSSSNTKLQSLLFKRLMRCDKVMLHGEGPKHRMRILTVLSGCISHQESDALEDFILEDMQNRADLLFSWLFSEYSVNHDFSLINKILNIGGKKVQKKDKNYQEILGNIVSKVLLKPASKERDEFLSRLFLECPHVPEDLILSLVRVGSQGTDSIISVANTLKDTAEWRPLTAKPALKTLSLLATHDQDSVREVVTPILLDLCEHENLSEIVTEVATVYLKYLLLETPPDSLCSHNFGRPNEPNEWTEPLVKACLYLYLALLPLNQALIHDLAQVYVKTVNEAKRAILRLLEGPIRHMGMDSPQLLKLVETCPKGGETLITRIIHILTEKAPPSEALVCRVRELYNRRVSDVRFLIPVLTGLSKKEVIAVLPKLIKLNPHVVKEVFNRLWGVTLDTGASPLTPVDLLVALHLIDPDKCDVKTVIKATGLCFAERGIYTAEVLAFVLQQLMEQPQLPTLFMRTVIQTLTHYPKLLSFIMNILQRLIIKQVWKQRKVWEGFIKCCQRAVPQSFTVLLQLPPAQLSDVFNSASDLHSQLLSHIATLTENQRAHIPASLLEVIEGHNPSSQGSRPVDLPPSAQEM; via the exons ATGAGTGAGAGCGAGCCGACTACGCGAGACAGG GTGGTGGAACTGCTGAATACGGCAGCTTTCCTGCcctcggagaaagagagaattggacAGCTTGTTCAGGTTCAGGAGCTGATCATCCACCGTGAACCTGATCTCCTTGACTCATTCTTTGAGGAGGTGGCAGCTTTCCAGACTGATCGGAACTCAGATGTCCGTAAATTTGTTGTCGGGTTCATTGAGGAAGCTTG cAAGAAAGATGTTGCCATGCTGCCACGTCTTGTGCCAAATATTCAGTTGCTTTTGCAAGATGAAGGAGTGGCTGTAGTGAAACGTGTTGTGCAGGCTGCAGCTCAGCTTCACCGTGCTACACTGGCATGGCTGTCCTCTGCTCGCACTGTTACCCCTGAGATGGAGCAAGTCTGGCACATTATAACTTCCATTAAGAATTCCATTATTACAATGattgaccatgataatgatgg AGTAAGGACACAGGCCATTAAGTTCCTAGAATCCTTAGTATTGCTGCAGACCTACACAGAGGCTGATTCAGTTGTTCGTGATGGGGAGTTCAACCTCGACCAAGTTCCTCTTACACTCAAAGTAGCTAGGCCAAGAAAACTTGAAGAGGAGGCAAG GATGGTTCTCAACAAACTGATAGCTTTCCAAGGGTCCATCCACATCAGCTCTGTCAACCTTATGACATGTATGTCGTCGCTGACTATCATCGCAAGGGCACGGCCACAGTTCCTGGGCATGATTATTAATGCGCTTGAGATCCTTCATG CCAATCTACCTCCTACACTCACCAAATCACAAGTAAACAGTGTGCGGAAACACCTCAAGATACAGATGCTGAACCTCCTGAAGCATCCTGCCTCTTATGATTACCATGAACACATTACAACAGTCCTGAATGACTTGGGAATCACAGCGTCAGAGGTGAGGaaaaat gTCAACAAGTCAATGCCATCCAAGGATCAGATCAGGAAGCGGGTGCGGCGAGACAAGTCGGCAGAGGAAGTTTCTGAATCGCCGAACAAGAAGCCCAGGGTCGACCATGAGGAGAGcagcaagaacaagaaggaaaagaaggaggaggtggaggtggagagaaagaactCTGCCATTGACATCACCCAGAGGTGGTTGGTGGAGAAGCTGACCCCAGACAATGTTGCTAGCCTGGTTATGGTTACGATG TTGAATCTACCTGATGAGATGCCACCCTTGTTCAGTGCTGGATACAGCCCAATCACAGCTGCTGGCACATCACCTCAAATCCAGCATGTAGGAAGGCTTATTGCATCACAGCTGACAGCAGCAGGTGTAGGGCCTGGGGTGGAGCAAGCCAAAGAAGAGGAG GCAAAGACCAGCAGTAACATGGACCAAGAGAGCGATGAGGAGAGTAAAGAAATTTCTCGTCTTGTGGGGGGAAAGGTGCAGGTGCAAGAAGAGGATACTATGCAG AGCGGTCCAGTGTTAGTGCCAGCGGGTGTAATAGGACGACCCCTGAGGCACAAAATCAAGACCATGAAGCTGGCAGAGGTCACGAAACCACTCTCCTCGTCCTCTAATACCAAACTCCAAAGCCTACTGTTCAAACGACTCATGCGCTGTGACAAAGTGATGCTTCACGGGGAAGGGCCAAAGCACCGCATGAGGATTCTCACAGTGTTGTCCGGGTGTATCAGCCATCAGGAGAGTGACG CACTAGAAGATTTCATACTGGAAGACATGCAAAACAGGGCTGACCTGCTCTTCTCGTGGCTCTTCTCGGAGTATTCTGTGAATCATGACTTCTCCCTTATTAACAAAATCTTAAATATTGGCGGGAAGAAAGTGCAAAAGAAGGACAAGAATTATCAAGAGATTCTTGGCAATATTGTAAGCAAAGTTCTACTGAAACCGGCTTCCAAGGAGAGAGATGA GTTCCTGTCTCGGCTGTTTCTGGAATGTCCACATGTGCCTGAAGATCTCATACTGTCACTAGTGCGTGTTGGTAGTCAAGGCACAGACTCGATCATCTCTGTTGCCAATACCCTCAAAGATACTGCCGAATGGAGACCGCTCACGGCAAAGCCTGCACTGAAGACTCTGTCCCTCTTAGCAACCCACGATCAGGATTCT GTAAGAGAAGTTGTAACTCCAATCCTTTTGGACCTGTGTGAGCATGAGAATCTTAGTGAGATAGTCACCGAGGTTGCTACAGTGTACCTCAAGTATCTTCTGCTGGAAACACCGCCAGACTCCCTATGTTCGCACAACTTTGGACGACCTAACGAACCCAACGAGTGGACAGAGCCATTGGTCAAGGCTTGCCTGTATTTATATTTGGCTCTGTTGCCTCTGAATCAAGCTCTCATTCATGA TTTAGCACAAGTGTATGTAAAGACAGTGAATGAAGCCAAGCGAGCTATCCTGCGGCTGCTAGAAGGACCTATTCGTCACATGGGCATGGACTCCCCACAGCTCCTCAAATTGGTTGAAACCTGtccgaagggaggagagacactCATCACGCGGATAATTCACATCCTCACAGAGAAag CACCTCCCAGTGAAGCCTTGGTCTGCCGCGTGCGTGAGCTCTACAACCGGCGTGTGTCCGACGTGAGGTTCCTTATCCCTGTCCTCACTGGGCTTAGCAAGAAGGAGGTGATTGCTGTCCTGCCAAAACTCATCAAACTCAATCCACATGTTGTTAAAGAG gTATTCAACCGGTTGTGGGGAGTGACATTAGACACAGGTGCTTCTCCGCTGACTCCAGTGGACCTCCTGGTTGCTCTTCATCTTATTGATCCTGACAAGTGTGATGTAAAGACAGTTATCAAAG CCACTGGATTATGTTTTGCGGAGCGTGGCATTTATACAGCAGAAGTGTTGGCTTTTGTGCTTCAGCAACTCATGGAACAGCCACAGTTGCCGACACTCTTCATGCGCACAGTCATCCAGACCCTAACGCACTACCCAAAGCTTCTTAgctttataatgaatatattacagAGACTCATTATTAAGCAG GTTTGGAAGCAGAGAAAAGTCTGGGAAGGTTTCATCAAGTGTTGTCAACGAGCCGTTCCTCAGAGTTTCACAGTGCTCCTTCAGCTTCCTCCTGCCCAGCTGTCCGATGTATTTAACAGTGCCTCCGACCTTCATTCTCAACTCCTTTCCCATATTGCTACACTCACAGAAAACCAG CGAGCTCATATACCAGCCAGCCTGCTAGAAGTTATTGAAGGGCACAATCCATCATCTCAGGGATCCCGGCCAGTTGATTTGCCCCCTTCTGCCCAAGAG aTGTAG
- the Sym gene encoding symplekin isoform X2, which translates to MSESEPTTRDRVVELLNTAAFLPSEKERIGQLVQVQELIIHREPDLLDSFFEEVAAFQTDRNSDVRKFVVGFIEEACKKDVAMLPRLVPNIQLLLQDEGVAVVKRVVQAAAQLHRATLAWLSSARTVTPEMEQVWHIITSIKNSIITMIDHDNDGVRTQAIKFLESLVLLQTYTEADSVVRDGEFNLDQVPLTLKVARPRKLEEEARMVLNKLIAFQGSIHISSVNLMTCMSSLTIIARARPQFLGMIINALEILHANLPPTLTKSQVNSVRKHLKIQMLNLLKHPASYDYHEHITTVLNDLGITASEVNKSMPSKDQIRKRVRRDKSAEEVSESPNKKPRVDHEESSKNKKEKKEEVEVERKNSAIDITQRWLVEKLTPDNVASLVMVTMLNLPDEMPPLFSAGYSPITAAGTSPQIQHVGRLIASQLTAAGVGPGVEQAKEEEAKTSSNMDQESDEESKEISRLVGGKVQVQEEDTMQSGPVLVPAGVIGRPLRHKIKTMKLAEVTKPLSSSSNTKLQSLLFKRLMRCDKVMLHGEGPKHRMRILTVLSGCISHQESDALEDFILEDMQNRADLLFSWLFSEYSVNHDFSLINKILNIGGKKVQKKDKNYQEILGNIVSKVLLKPASKERDEFLSRLFLECPHVPEDLILSLVRVGSQGTDSIISVANTLKDTAEWRPLTAKPALKTLSLLATHDQDSVREVVTPILLDLCEHENLSEIVTEVATVYLKYLLLETPPDSLCSHNFGRPNEPNEWTEPLVKACLYLYLALLPLNQALIHDLAQVYVKTVNEAKRAILRLLEGPIRHMGMDSPQLLKLVETCPKGGETLITRIIHILTEKAPPSEALVCRVRELYNRRVSDVRFLIPVLTGLSKKEVIAVLPKLIKLNPHVVKEVFNRLWGVTLDTGASPLTPVDLLVALHLIDPDKCDVKTVIKATGLCFAERGIYTAEVLAFVLQQLMEQPQLPTLFMRTVIQTLTHYPKLLSFIMNILQRLIIKQVWKQRKVWEGFIKCCQRAVPQSFTVLLQLPPAQLSDVFNSASDLHSQLLSHIATLTENQRAHIPASLLEVIEGHNPSSQGSRPVDLPPSAQEM; encoded by the exons ATGAGTGAGAGCGAGCCGACTACGCGAGACAGG GTGGTGGAACTGCTGAATACGGCAGCTTTCCTGCcctcggagaaagagagaattggacAGCTTGTTCAGGTTCAGGAGCTGATCATCCACCGTGAACCTGATCTCCTTGACTCATTCTTTGAGGAGGTGGCAGCTTTCCAGACTGATCGGAACTCAGATGTCCGTAAATTTGTTGTCGGGTTCATTGAGGAAGCTTG cAAGAAAGATGTTGCCATGCTGCCACGTCTTGTGCCAAATATTCAGTTGCTTTTGCAAGATGAAGGAGTGGCTGTAGTGAAACGTGTTGTGCAGGCTGCAGCTCAGCTTCACCGTGCTACACTGGCATGGCTGTCCTCTGCTCGCACTGTTACCCCTGAGATGGAGCAAGTCTGGCACATTATAACTTCCATTAAGAATTCCATTATTACAATGattgaccatgataatgatgg AGTAAGGACACAGGCCATTAAGTTCCTAGAATCCTTAGTATTGCTGCAGACCTACACAGAGGCTGATTCAGTTGTTCGTGATGGGGAGTTCAACCTCGACCAAGTTCCTCTTACACTCAAAGTAGCTAGGCCAAGAAAACTTGAAGAGGAGGCAAG GATGGTTCTCAACAAACTGATAGCTTTCCAAGGGTCCATCCACATCAGCTCTGTCAACCTTATGACATGTATGTCGTCGCTGACTATCATCGCAAGGGCACGGCCACAGTTCCTGGGCATGATTATTAATGCGCTTGAGATCCTTCATG CCAATCTACCTCCTACACTCACCAAATCACAAGTAAACAGTGTGCGGAAACACCTCAAGATACAGATGCTGAACCTCCTGAAGCATCCTGCCTCTTATGATTACCATGAACACATTACAACAGTCCTGAATGACTTGGGAATCACAGCGTCAGAG gTCAACAAGTCAATGCCATCCAAGGATCAGATCAGGAAGCGGGTGCGGCGAGACAAGTCGGCAGAGGAAGTTTCTGAATCGCCGAACAAGAAGCCCAGGGTCGACCATGAGGAGAGcagcaagaacaagaaggaaaagaaggaggaggtggaggtggagagaaagaactCTGCCATTGACATCACCCAGAGGTGGTTGGTGGAGAAGCTGACCCCAGACAATGTTGCTAGCCTGGTTATGGTTACGATG TTGAATCTACCTGATGAGATGCCACCCTTGTTCAGTGCTGGATACAGCCCAATCACAGCTGCTGGCACATCACCTCAAATCCAGCATGTAGGAAGGCTTATTGCATCACAGCTGACAGCAGCAGGTGTAGGGCCTGGGGTGGAGCAAGCCAAAGAAGAGGAG GCAAAGACCAGCAGTAACATGGACCAAGAGAGCGATGAGGAGAGTAAAGAAATTTCTCGTCTTGTGGGGGGAAAGGTGCAGGTGCAAGAAGAGGATACTATGCAG AGCGGTCCAGTGTTAGTGCCAGCGGGTGTAATAGGACGACCCCTGAGGCACAAAATCAAGACCATGAAGCTGGCAGAGGTCACGAAACCACTCTCCTCGTCCTCTAATACCAAACTCCAAAGCCTACTGTTCAAACGACTCATGCGCTGTGACAAAGTGATGCTTCACGGGGAAGGGCCAAAGCACCGCATGAGGATTCTCACAGTGTTGTCCGGGTGTATCAGCCATCAGGAGAGTGACG CACTAGAAGATTTCATACTGGAAGACATGCAAAACAGGGCTGACCTGCTCTTCTCGTGGCTCTTCTCGGAGTATTCTGTGAATCATGACTTCTCCCTTATTAACAAAATCTTAAATATTGGCGGGAAGAAAGTGCAAAAGAAGGACAAGAATTATCAAGAGATTCTTGGCAATATTGTAAGCAAAGTTCTACTGAAACCGGCTTCCAAGGAGAGAGATGA GTTCCTGTCTCGGCTGTTTCTGGAATGTCCACATGTGCCTGAAGATCTCATACTGTCACTAGTGCGTGTTGGTAGTCAAGGCACAGACTCGATCATCTCTGTTGCCAATACCCTCAAAGATACTGCCGAATGGAGACCGCTCACGGCAAAGCCTGCACTGAAGACTCTGTCCCTCTTAGCAACCCACGATCAGGATTCT GTAAGAGAAGTTGTAACTCCAATCCTTTTGGACCTGTGTGAGCATGAGAATCTTAGTGAGATAGTCACCGAGGTTGCTACAGTGTACCTCAAGTATCTTCTGCTGGAAACACCGCCAGACTCCCTATGTTCGCACAACTTTGGACGACCTAACGAACCCAACGAGTGGACAGAGCCATTGGTCAAGGCTTGCCTGTATTTATATTTGGCTCTGTTGCCTCTGAATCAAGCTCTCATTCATGA TTTAGCACAAGTGTATGTAAAGACAGTGAATGAAGCCAAGCGAGCTATCCTGCGGCTGCTAGAAGGACCTATTCGTCACATGGGCATGGACTCCCCACAGCTCCTCAAATTGGTTGAAACCTGtccgaagggaggagagacactCATCACGCGGATAATTCACATCCTCACAGAGAAag CACCTCCCAGTGAAGCCTTGGTCTGCCGCGTGCGTGAGCTCTACAACCGGCGTGTGTCCGACGTGAGGTTCCTTATCCCTGTCCTCACTGGGCTTAGCAAGAAGGAGGTGATTGCTGTCCTGCCAAAACTCATCAAACTCAATCCACATGTTGTTAAAGAG gTATTCAACCGGTTGTGGGGAGTGACATTAGACACAGGTGCTTCTCCGCTGACTCCAGTGGACCTCCTGGTTGCTCTTCATCTTATTGATCCTGACAAGTGTGATGTAAAGACAGTTATCAAAG CCACTGGATTATGTTTTGCGGAGCGTGGCATTTATACAGCAGAAGTGTTGGCTTTTGTGCTTCAGCAACTCATGGAACAGCCACAGTTGCCGACACTCTTCATGCGCACAGTCATCCAGACCCTAACGCACTACCCAAAGCTTCTTAgctttataatgaatatattacagAGACTCATTATTAAGCAG GTTTGGAAGCAGAGAAAAGTCTGGGAAGGTTTCATCAAGTGTTGTCAACGAGCCGTTCCTCAGAGTTTCACAGTGCTCCTTCAGCTTCCTCCTGCCCAGCTGTCCGATGTATTTAACAGTGCCTCCGACCTTCATTCTCAACTCCTTTCCCATATTGCTACACTCACAGAAAACCAG CGAGCTCATATACCAGCCAGCCTGCTAGAAGTTATTGAAGGGCACAATCCATCATCTCAGGGATCCCGGCCAGTTGATTTGCCCCCTTCTGCCCAAGAG aTGTAG
- the LOC113813416 gene encoding mitochondrial intermembrane space import and assembly protein 40 — MSYCKQEGKDRVIFVTEEDQDGPSKVSLPEDDEQPAGLIQPDGEINWACPCLGGMATGPCGVEFREAFTCFHYSSADPKGSDCLEPFRQMSECMSNYPNVYGNKEEKGEMPTEETEKSSDTQQSKEVEAKA; from the exons ATGTCATACTGCAAGCAAGAAG ggaAGGATCGTGTAATATTTGTTACTGAAGAAGACCAAGATGGACCCTCGAAAGTCTCGTTACCAGAAGATGATGAACAGCCAG cTGGACTTATACAGCCTGACGGAGAAATCAACTGGGCGTGTCCTTGTCTCGGTGGAATGGCTACTGGTCCCTGTGGTGTTGAGTTCCGAGAAGCCTTTACCTGTTTCCACTACTCCAGTGCAGACCCAAAAGGAAGTGACTGTTTAGAGCCCTTCCGGCAGATGTCCGAGTGCATGTCTAACTACCCAAATGTCTAtggtaataaggaagagaagggagagatgccaactgaggaaacagaaaaaagttcGGATACTCAACAGTCCAAAGAAGTGGAAGCAAAGGCATAA